The sequence below is a genomic window from Candidatus Cloacimonadaceae bacterium.
GATTTTCGAGGTTGAAATCCAGCTTGAGTATCTCATGCTCCCCATGATGAATCGATGGTGCTTGGGATACCGCTTTCTCTTCGGCTTTTACTTGCGGACGCGGCATCTGAAGGGGTTTACCGACCGGTTGAGTGGCTGACGGCATCGCTGAAAAACGTGAGATCAATTGCGCGATATCATCCATTTCATCCATCTTGCAGAGCTTGATCATCACCACTTCGAGGATGAGATAGGGGTTGGCGCTGGTTTTCAGATCCACCTTGGTCTGCATCAAAAAACTCATCATATACAGCAGATTGTTTTGCATGAAGAGCCCCGCGATCTCGTCGTAGAGTGGATATTCGTCCGTATTCACGTCCGTGGGTGAAAGCCCCAGCTTGCGAAGAATCACGATGCGTAAAAACTCCATCATATTGGTGATCAGTTCCTGTAGATCGGTGCCGGATTCGAAGATCTGGTGCAATTGGGTGACCAGCCCGGCGCTGTCTTTGGCATGCACCATCTGCAAAAGACCGTTATAGACCTGATTGGGAACGAGCCCAAAGATCTCGCGCACTTTATCGATCGTGACCTTGTTCATACAATAGGAGAGCACCTGATCCATCAGCGAAAGCGCGTCTCGCAATCCGCCATCCGCTTTGCGGGCGATCAGATAGAGGGATTCGCTGTCGATCTCGATGTTTTCCTCAATCATCAAGTCCTTGAGGCGCTTTACGATAGAATCGATCGGGATGCGTTTGAAATCATAACGTTGACACCTTGAGATGATGGTGGGGATCACCTTGTGCGGCTCGGTAGTGGCAAAGATGAATAGCACGTTTTCCGGAGGTTCCTCAAGGGTCTTGAGCAGTGCGTTGAAGGCACTTTTGGAGAGCATGTGCACTTCGTCGATGATATATATTTTATATTTGCACTGACTCGGCGCGTAGAGCAGCTCGCGTTGAAGCTCGCGGATATCGTCCACGCCGGTGTTTGAGGCACCATCGATCTCGATCACGTCGGTGGATGTGCCGGATGTGATCTCCACGCAATTGTGACATTTGTTGCAGGGCTCGGGCGTCGGTCCATGGATGCAATTCAGGCTTTTTGCCAGAATGCGTGCCATCGAGGTCTTCCCCACTCCACGCGGACCTGTGAACAGATATGCATGCGCGATGCGGTTGCCGTTGATCGCATTGTGCAAAATCTCGGTCACGTGTTCCTGGGCATAGACTTCGGCAAAGGTCTGGGGACGGTATTTTCGGGCTAATACGATGTAACTCATTCCACCTCCATCACCATGGTTTTAAACCGCTTTTTTTTTGCAAGCATTTTCTGCTGGACAAATAACGCGCATCCGATTTACATGAAAAAAACTGGTTTATTGAGGCGTTATTTCGCGTCAAAAGCCAGCTTTGCTCGAGATAAAAAAACATGAATACATGGAGGTTTGAAGTGAAGTTAGAAGGAAAAGTCGTGATCGCTCAAGGCGGAGGACCCACCGCGGTGATCAATCAATCCCTGGTGGGAGTAGCTCTCGAATCGAGAAAGTTCTCTCAGGTGACCCGCGTCTATGGCGCTCTCTACGGAGTTCAGGGCATCGTCAATGAGGATTTTGTCGATCTCACTCAGGAAACCACCCACAATCTGGAACAGGTTGCGGATACACCCTCTTCGGCGCTACTATCCACAAGGGACAAACCGGACGTGGCTTATTGCCGGGAAATCTTCAAAGTGCTCAAAGCTCACGACGTCCGCTATTTCTTTTACATCGGCGGAAACGACTCCGCGGACACTGTGCGCATCGTCAATGAGCAAGCCAATCTGGCGGATTATGAATTCCGCGCCATCCACATCCCCAAGACGATCGACAACGATCTTGTCCTGAACGATCATACCCCGGGCTATGGCTCTGCGGCTCGCTTTGTGGCGTCCGCCTTCACGGGTGTCAATCTCGATAATCGTGCTTTGCCGGGAGTCTATATCGGCATCGTGATGGGACGCCATGCGGGATTCCTGACCGCTGCTTCGGCTTTGGCGCAAAAATATCCGGATGACGGACCTCATCTGATCTATATGCCGGAGCGTCCTTTCCACCGTGAAAACTTCCTCAAAGACGTACACCGCGTCTATAACCAGTATGGCAGGTGCGTAATCGCGGTCTCCGAAGGAATCTTGGATGAGAAAGGCATTCCGATCATCTCCAAGCTTTCCAACCATGTGGAAAACGATGCCCACGGCAACGTGCAGCTCTCCGGAACAGGCATGCTTGGAGACCTGCTTTGCGACCTCGTGAGACAGAAACTTAATATCAAACGCGTCCGCTCCGATACCTTTGGTTATCTGCAACGCTCCTTCATGGGTTGCGTCTCAGATATCGACCAACGCGAAGCCCGCGAAGTGGGAGAACGCGCCGCCCACTATGCCATTTGGTACAATCTGGATGGATCCATATCCATCCAACGCACCGGGTTCTATAGCGTGAACTACCAATTGGAAAAGCTTTCGGATGTCGCCCGCAAAACCAGACACATGCCGGATGAATTTATAAATGCTAACGGAAATGGCATCACGGACGATTTTAAATTCTATCTGAGACCACTACTCGGATCGGGATTTCCTGTCGCTCACAGGCTGCGCGCCCCACGGGTCGGCAAACTCATGGACGGAAATACTTGACATTAAACGACCCCTTGTAATACTGGTCGTAAATATAAATAATACTTATGGAGGAAGGTCATGACCCTTCATGAATTCATGGCAAAAGTCTCAGCCAAGAACCCCGGCGAGCCCGAGTTTCTTCAGGCTGTCAAAGAAGTTGTCGAGACAGTATGGGATGTCTATATCAGCAATCCCCGTTTCGTGAAAGCAAACATCATGGAACGCATCGTCGAACCCGAGCGCGTGATCATTTTCCGCGTTCCCTGGATGGACGACAAAAGCGAAGTGCACGTCAATCGTGGCTACCGTGTTCAATTCAACAGCGCCATCGGACCCTACAAGGGCGGCTTGCGTTTTCACCCCAGCGTGAATCTCTCCATCCTCAAGTTTCTGGGCTTCGAACAAATCTTCAAAAACAGCCTCACCACTCTTCCCATGGGCGGAGGCAAAGGCGGAAGCGATTTTGACGCAAAAGGCAAATCCGAAGCTGAGATCATGCGTTTCTGTCAATCCTACATCGCCGAACTCTATCGTCACATCGGTCCAAATACGGACGTCCCCGCTGGAGACATCGGTGTCGGAGGCAGAGAAATCGGCTACCTTTTCGGCTATTACAAGAAGCTCGTCAACCAATTCACCGGCGTGCTCACCGGCAAAGGCATCAATTGGGGCGGAAGCCTGATCAGACCTGAAGCCACCGGTTTTGGCTGTGTCTATTTCGCCGAAGAAATGCTCAAAACCCAAGGCAAGAGCTTCGCCGGTATGAAGGTCGCTCTCTCCGGCTTCGGAAACGTCGCCTGGGGCGCCGCGCAAAAGATCAACGATCTTGGCGGCAAGGTCGTGACCCTCTCCGGACCGGATGGATACATTTATGATGAAGATGGCGTTTCCGGTGAAAAGATCGACTATCTGCTCGAGCTCCGCGCTTCAAATAATGACCGTGTCATCGATTATGCGGACGTCTTCCCCAATGCCAAGTTCTTCGCGAACAAGCGTCCCTGGGAAGTTCCGGTGGACGTTGCCATCCCTTGCGCCACTCAAAACGAACTGGATGTCGAGGATGCCAAAACCCTCGTCAAAAACGGTTGCTTCTGCGTGACCGAAGCCGCCAACATGCCATGCACTCCCGGAGCGGTTGAAGTGTTCATCAACGCCAAGATCCTCTTTGCCCCCGGCAAAGCCGCAAACGCCGGCGGAGTGGCTACTTCCGGTCTCGAAATGACTCAGAACAGCATGCGCCTGAACTGGAACCGCGAAGAAGTGGACGAACGCCTCCACCAGATCATGAAAAACATCCACGAAGCTTGCCACAAAAACGGACTCCAGGATGATGGATTCGTCAATTATGTCAAAGGCGCCAATATCGCCGGTTTCCTAAAGGTAGCCAATGCGATGTGTGACCTTGGACTGATCTAAGCTAATATATATCTGTCATATACATGCCGGGTAACCTGATCGTTGCCCGGTTTTTTCTTGCCTGTCATCCACTTGGCAGTCTTTGGTTAGTCCCCCGCGCGAAGGGCAAGACTATTATTTCATAGCAATTCTTAGATTTTACCAAATATTTTCCTTTACTTCGGAATCAAAATTGCATGTATATTCTTAGCAATAATGTATCTAAAACAAAGGGAGAAACCATGAAGACAAGAATCTTGTTAATTATGGCACTGCTAATTTTAATGTCAGCACTGACCGCTTTACAACGCAACCTTGTGGTGGTAGAAATCGCCACCGGAACCTGGTGCGTATATTGTCCGGGCTCCGCTATGGGCGCACACGACCTTTTGACCAACGGACACGCAGTCGCGATTGTGAAAAACCACAACGGCGACAGCTATGCCAACACCTTCTCCAACGCTCGCAACTCTTATTACAACGTGACCGGATACCCTTCAGCTTTTTTTGACGGCTTGAATGTCACCGCCGGCGGAAACGCCACCCAATCTATGTATAACAACTATCTTCCCAAGGTAAACGCCCGCCTTGCCATCCCTTCCAGATATACGATCGGCGCCGTGGGAAGCAGCACCGGAAACCAATATACCGTGATCGTCACGGTCACCAAGCCGGAAGCCGACACCAATACCAACGTCGTGCTGCACTCATCTTTGACCGAATCGAACATCCCGCAGGTGTGGTTCAATCAAACCACCGTGGAAAACGTCAACCGTTTGATGGCTCCCAGCCAAAACGGCACTCCGATCAACCTGGCAACCGGTGAGCAGACAACCGTAACCTTGACTTTCAATGTCGCGGCAAACTGGAACATCGCCAATTGCGAACTTGTGCTCTGGCTGCAAAACACCGTCAGCAAAGAGACTCTGCAAGGCGCAAAATATTCGTTGGCAGCTTTGACCGGTGCCTATCCCGTTTCCCACGAAACCATCCAGTTTCCAAACATGTATGTGAACGGCACTTCCACGATTCCGATCACGATCACTAATTTCAACAGCACGGCTGCCACTGGAACGATAAGCATCTCCAACCCCGTCTTTGCAGTCAGCACCACCACGATCAACATCCCCCCCACCCAATCCACGGTGGTCAACGTAACGTTCAGCCCCACCGCTGCGCAGAACTATACCGGAAATTTGAATATCACCAGCAATCTCTATAATCATCCCAACATCAACATCCCGCTTTCCGGAACAGGATTTCTGAACGTTGCACCGGTGGCTACCAACGTCATCATATCAGGACCACCGGTCCTCTATCAAGCACAAACAGGAAACTATACTTTCAGCGATGCCGACGGCAACACGGAAGGCACCACGATCTATAAATGGTATCGGGTTGTAAACAACGTTCCCACTCTGATTACAGGCGCCAATACAAACACTTATAGCGCGGTAGAATTGGATCTGGGCTTCCCCCTTGCCTTTGAGGTTACTCCCGTCGATCAACATGGCATGCCAGGCACTCCGGTAATGAGCACTTACACGATCCCGATCGAAGTGCTACCCCCTCCCCAGAATTTCAACGCCGTCTTTCAGACACCGCACGTCATCTTGACCTGGCAGCGTCCGGTTCATTTCGAAGGCAGAGGAATGGTGGGCTACCGCATCTTTCGCAACGGACTCAATATCTCCACGATCACCAATCCGAATACACTGGCTTTCACCGATACCCATGTAGCCATCGGAATTCACGAGTATTGGATCTGCACCCTGTTCAACGATCCGATGATGCTCTCCGATCCATCCAATATCGTCACTGTAAATGTCGGTGTCAGCAATGACGACAACGTTGTCAGTCCGGTAGCGGTGAACGTCTATCCCAATCCTTTCGTTGATAGCGCCATCATCGAATTCAGCACCAAGGCAAATCAATCCGTCCAAATCGGCATCTATAACCTGAAAGGTCAATTGGTCAAAACCTTTGATCTGACCACTGATTCAGCCGGTCTGGGCAACATTCGCTGGGATGGCACAGACTCCAAAGGCAATGCCGTCAACAGCGGTGTCTATCACTACAGATTGAAGAGCGCCGAGATCAGCCGTCAGGGCAAGATCATCAAGATGAACTAATCCACCATGCAGCTTTTTTGACAAAGCTGCATCAAGATAGTAAAACCCCGGAAACAATCCGGGGTTTTCTTTTGGAGAAAGTTTTATTGGACAATCAGATAGTGGGATAAAGCTGGGGGCTTATGATGCTTCCGTTTCTGAAATTGCATGGACTTTGGCGACGATTTCCTCACGAATCAAGGAAAGTTTCTTCTTCACGTCCGCCCAATCGGAAAAGTGATATTTATCAACCACATCCACAGTCCTACCGCTTTTCATAAAGATACTGAACCCCAATCTGCTGTATCCGATAGTAGATGTATCCTGCCCCAAGTCCTTGACGCGGGAAACGCTTTCCACTTCCTCCAGTTTCAATTGTCGTCCATTCGGCAGCTTGTACATTTTTCA
It includes:
- the dnaX gene encoding DNA polymerase III subunit gamma/tau; amino-acid sequence: MSYIVLARKYRPQTFAEVYAQEHVTEILHNAINGNRIAHAYLFTGPRGVGKTSMARILAKSLNCIHGPTPEPCNKCHNCVEITSGTSTDVIEIDGASNTGVDDIRELQRELLYAPSQCKYKIYIIDEVHMLSKSAFNALLKTLEEPPENVLFIFATTEPHKVIPTIISRCQRYDFKRIPIDSIVKRLKDLMIEENIEIDSESLYLIARKADGGLRDALSLMDQVLSYCMNKVTIDKVREIFGLVPNQVYNGLLQMVHAKDSAGLVTQLHQIFESGTDLQELITNMMEFLRIVILRKLGLSPTDVNTDEYPLYDEIAGLFMQNNLLYMMSFLMQTKVDLKTSANPYLILEVVMIKLCKMDEMDDIAQLISRFSAMPSATQPVGKPLQMPRPQVKAEEKAVSQAPSIHHGEHEILKLDFNLENLNKYWGKIVNRIRKSSGASSVALKESTIKAVQKGKVVFSVAVLSHYNTLIKNKDEIEKQLSDIFDEPIRIEVELRETEVPARVQINRKTIEDLKALDPNLAKYIEITDSKLGSGS
- a CDS encoding 6-phosphofructokinase produces the protein MKLEGKVVIAQGGGPTAVINQSLVGVALESRKFSQVTRVYGALYGVQGIVNEDFVDLTQETTHNLEQVADTPSSALLSTRDKPDVAYCREIFKVLKAHDVRYFFYIGGNDSADTVRIVNEQANLADYEFRAIHIPKTIDNDLVLNDHTPGYGSAARFVASAFTGVNLDNRALPGVYIGIVMGRHAGFLTAASALAQKYPDDGPHLIYMPERPFHRENFLKDVHRVYNQYGRCVIAVSEGILDEKGIPIISKLSNHVENDAHGNVQLSGTGMLGDLLCDLVRQKLNIKRVRSDTFGYLQRSFMGCVSDIDQREAREVGERAAHYAIWYNLDGSISIQRTGFYSVNYQLEKLSDVARKTRHMPDEFINANGNGITDDFKFYLRPLLGSGFPVAHRLRAPRVGKLMDGNT
- the gdhA gene encoding NADP-specific glutamate dehydrogenase, encoding MTLHEFMAKVSAKNPGEPEFLQAVKEVVETVWDVYISNPRFVKANIMERIVEPERVIIFRVPWMDDKSEVHVNRGYRVQFNSAIGPYKGGLRFHPSVNLSILKFLGFEQIFKNSLTTLPMGGGKGGSDFDAKGKSEAEIMRFCQSYIAELYRHIGPNTDVPAGDIGVGGREIGYLFGYYKKLVNQFTGVLTGKGINWGGSLIRPEATGFGCVYFAEEMLKTQGKSFAGMKVALSGFGNVAWGAAQKINDLGGKVVTLSGPDGYIYDEDGVSGEKIDYLLELRASNNDRVIDYADVFPNAKFFANKRPWEVPVDVAIPCATQNELDVEDAKTLVKNGCFCVTEAANMPCTPGAVEVFINAKILFAPGKAANAGGVATSGLEMTQNSMRLNWNREEVDERLHQIMKNIHEACHKNGLQDDGFVNYVKGANIAGFLKVANAMCDLGLI
- a CDS encoding FlgD immunoglobulin-like domain containing protein — its product is MKTRILLIMALLILMSALTALQRNLVVVEIATGTWCVYCPGSAMGAHDLLTNGHAVAIVKNHNGDSYANTFSNARNSYYNVTGYPSAFFDGLNVTAGGNATQSMYNNYLPKVNARLAIPSRYTIGAVGSSTGNQYTVIVTVTKPEADTNTNVVLHSSLTESNIPQVWFNQTTVENVNRLMAPSQNGTPINLATGEQTTVTLTFNVAANWNIANCELVLWLQNTVSKETLQGAKYSLAALTGAYPVSHETIQFPNMYVNGTSTIPITITNFNSTAATGTISISNPVFAVSTTTINIPPTQSTVVNVTFSPTAAQNYTGNLNITSNLYNHPNINIPLSGTGFLNVAPVATNVIISGPPVLYQAQTGNYTFSDADGNTEGTTIYKWYRVVNNVPTLITGANTNTYSAVELDLGFPLAFEVTPVDQHGMPGTPVMSTYTIPIEVLPPPQNFNAVFQTPHVILTWQRPVHFEGRGMVGYRIFRNGLNISTITNPNTLAFTDTHVAIGIHEYWICTLFNDPMMLSDPSNIVTVNVGVSNDDNVVSPVAVNVYPNPFVDSAIIEFSTKANQSVQIGIYNLKGQLVKTFDLTTDSAGLGNIRWDGTDSKGNAVNSGVYHYRLKSAEISRQGKIIKMN